aggcaaaataaaataatagatatattttgtatagctctattttcataaatataacacaatatcTTGGATTCTATagatgactattttttttaattctaggGTTGTccttcatttctattttttttcttttcttctactctaatctttttttttctttctattttctttttttctcttatttaataatttattttttatatttttttgaaatcacgatatttgtttttaatcaatagttaataattgtaaatatagattattttttcactatcaaatataaaagatcttggtatacgatcttgaaaaaaattattattatattgatatacgATCGTGTATTAAACCTAAACAAACAAGATCCATGATGGTGtaccaaatcttaaataacaagatcgtttagatttgatagtCATTTtctaagaagaagaattagtGTTGATGACTAGatcatttttagtattttccaTCTTGAGTtggtggttttttttttttttcaaaattgttttataaatatttggtgggtttgttatatttttgagGAGGGTAACGATAatggatgaccatttgagaaataataattaaggacataacaacattaaaaaaaattgcaaatatagcaaaactatcgctaATAGACTCGTgtggtctatcggtgatagattaatatttacaacgtggtctataaatgatagagtttgacaaattttgctatatttgcatattttttaaaatattgctatatacttaattatttttaatttaattgctaaatttgcaactatccctttTTAAAAAGCCCTTTAAcctattaaaatatattttaattatacacattatatacttttaaaattaagagggctaaaataaataaattatgaagcaattgattttgtaatagATTTAGATGGTTAAATTTTGCCTCAATAaccttttgaatattttataaggaaataaacatttatagtTGATTCCACTCCTTGCATGTAATAGTATTATAGTGAATAAGTAAGTTGGGTTTGCATGGTGGAATAAGGCACTGGAGCAGAGAAGCCCCCCATTATGGTTCAGGCAAATTTGATACATGAGAGTGTTGTGGAAGAAATTTATGAAGCAAAGTTGGAGGTTCCCTCAAATTTTGGGGAGATTGGGGCTGTCATTGTTGGGAACTATAATCAAAATGAGATGTACATCAAAGAAGTTGACCTCAGTGGCCTTACTTCTGGTTCACTTACCATCCCTTGCAACTCATGGGTTCAACCCAAGACTGTAGATCCCACACAGAGAGTCTTCTTCACCAACAAGGTCGTGTTCAacccattttccttttttctttttgttaccttccaaatttaaactcaaaatttttgtttgtttttcacttttggtGGGGTGCGTACAGTCATACTTGCCATCGCAAACTCCTGCCGGACTTATATCCATGAGGGAATCAGAGTTAGTAAATTTGCGAGGTAATGGTACTGGAGAGCGTCAAAGTTACGATAGAATATACGATTATGATGTCTACAATGACCTTGGAGATCCCGACAAGAACGAGGATCTCAAAAGGCCCGTTCTCGGTGGCTCTACCCATCCTTATCCTAGACGTTGCAGAACCGGTCGTCCACCTTGTCAAACAGGTCTCTATTTCCTCATTTGTAACTAATCACCCTTATCCTAagtttctgttttttaatttttatgtaataATCATGTAGATCCACAATCAGAGCAAAAGGCAACAGGAAGCATATATGTCCCTCGAGATGAGGCATTCTCAGATATAAAGAGGGCACAATTCAATGCATCGACTTTGTTGAATGTATTAAAAACGATTATACCCAATCTTCAAGTGCATTTTGATCGAAATGCTGGATTCCCCCACTTCGAGTCAATTGATGCACTTTTTGATGTTGATGGTTTCAACTTGCCCCCTCTTGAATCCACCACGTCTTTCAAAGATCTTTTACCTTGGATTTTCAAACTCATCTATGAGACTGGAGAATTTCTCTTACGCTTTCAGATTCCTGAACCTATGGATAGTGAGCACATCatcttttattcttctctCCGTCTCTCTACTTCTTAacactctctttctctctatcttgacttttctttattctcaTCAAATAAATAGGAAATAAGTTCTTTTGGTTGAGTGATGAAGAATTTGCAAGGCAGACTCTTGCTGGTCTTAACCCATACAGCATTCAATTGGTCACGGTATGAATGAATTAACTAACTATCATACTTATTGAATTCATAATTGATACTCAATACTTCAGTAATATATTGTAGGAGTGGCCGTTAACTAGCCAACTCAACCCTGATGTCTATGGTCCTCCTGAGTCCGCATTCAAAACCTTAAATATAGATCGCCAAATTGGCTCCATGACAGTTCAAGAGGTGtgtttttcatcttcaatGTATATTAATTCATAGCTTTACATCCAATAGTGTTAGCATTTGTACTAATATCTTGCCAAATATGCACAAATGGGTTCCAGgcaattgaaaagaaaaggttgtTTATTTTGGATTACCACGACCTTTTGCTGCCATATGTTCGACGAGTGAGAGCCCTTAAAGGAACAACCCTTTATGGATCAAGAACATTGTTCTTTCTCAACGAGGATGGAACACTTAGGCCGTTAGCTATTGAGCTAACACGGCCACCTATGGATGGAAAGCCTCAATGGAAAAGAGTTTATGAACCTAGTGAGAATGCCACTAGCCTCTGGCTTTGGAGATTTGCCAAAGCTCATGTTCTTGCCCATGACGCCGGTTATCACCAACTTGTGAGCCATTGGTTGAGCACTCACTGTGCTGTAGAGCCTTACGTTATAGCCACAAATAGACAATTGAGTGCAATGCACCCTATCTACAGACTTCTACAACCTCATTTTAGGTACACTATGGAAATCAATGCATCTGCTCGTAGTACTCTTATTGATGCAGGTGGAATAATCGAGAGCACATTTTCACCTCTTAAGTACTCCATGGAGTTAAGTTCTACAGCATACGATCTTCAATGGCAGTTCGATTTGCAAGCTTTACCGGCTGATCTAATTCACAGGTAAAATTAAACCTTTTgagttgatttttaatttaacatgaTACCATAAAATGAGGTTTGGAGTTTGAATTCTCGTAATACCATTTTTCCTATTAATATATGAAAGGTGACACTTTTATGGCATGATTATATTGTCAGAGGATTGGCTGAGGAGGATCCAACTGCGTCACATGGTCTGAAATTACACATTAAAGATTATCCTTATGCTAACGATGGTTTGATTTTGTGGGATGCTCTAAAGCAATGGGTGACAGAGTACGTGAATCATTACTATCCATCCTCGTACCTTGTAACATCTGACACAGAGCTCCAAGCATGGTGGAATGAGATCAGAACAAAGGGACATGCAGACAAACAAGATGAGCCATGGTGGCCAGTTCTCAACACCCCTCAAGATCTAATAGACATAGTGACAAACATTGCTTGGGTGGCATCAGCGCACCATGCAGCCGTGAACTTTGGGCAATATGCATATGCAGGATATTTCCCAAACAGACCAAGTATAGCAAGAACCAACATGCCCACGGAAGATTATAACCCTACTCTTTGGAAAAGCTTTTTGGAAAAACCAGAAGATTTGCTTCTAAACGCCTTCCCTTCACAATATCAAGCAACACAGGTAATGTTCACATTGAATGTGTTGTCAAGTCACTCTCCAGATGAAGAGTATCTTGGTAAGAATATGGAGCCATCATGGAACGATAATCCTATAATAAAGGCATCATTTGAAAGGTTTAGTGCAAAGCTAAAAGAATTGGAGTTGATAATTGATACTAGGAATGTTGATCCCATCTTGAAGAACAGAACTGGTGCAGGAGTTACACCCTATGAACTTTTGAAGCCATTTTCAGGACCTGGAGTAACTGGAAAGGGTGTTCCATATAGTATTTCTATTTAATCCATGAATAAGGCAAAGATTTAGGTACCCAAAGCTTTGAAAAACTCAAATCTATAATCATGTACCAGACATTATTAGTCTGTGACGATGTATTCTATCATATtgcaaattcaaataaatgcTTCCTTGTTGTTTTAAGATATTGGATAATTCAacatttctcaactttttctccatttttagCTTTATTGCTTTCAATTCAAAACCTTCATTTCTAAAGTAAttgcttttgaaaaaaaaaatcacaaacttatttcatgaaaatttCACATTCCTAAACTTTGTTTAtattatgtaattatttttccatttgtttctAAGTTTCTACCCACCTATCAACATTTACATACTGTctgtatttaaatatttactgtCTGTGTAACAGAATCAAAAAGTTatatcactttttaaaaatatttcagatttgtcatttctttttcatgtctttcttctcctcctcttCCTGATCAATTTTTGAATTACTTCTCTAGTATTTATTTTCCTATGAAAAACGGTCCGTacaaataactaaaagaaCTCACGATAAGTGACTAGGAATATGTTaatcatcttttattttccttgaaataatagttataaatctgaaattattttggttgttttaaaataaatttcaaacacaCATATAAtttactcaaaattttaataatatctcacgttaattttgatattgtcTCTTTAACTCATGGAAACCCAACGACACTAATTACTTAGCCAATATTATGTGTCTGCTTCATAATTCAATtcagttttaaataaaatagtggTAGTTtataaagaaactaaaaccTCACCtctatcaaaacaaaaagtaatattcgtgttgattttattaataagcacgtaatgaatatttatacaaaagtgtgaataaatatttatacaaaagtgtgaataaatatttatacaaaagtgtgaataaatatttatacaaaagtgtgaataaatatttacaaagaaaTGTTTTAACCTCACCTCAACAGCACATGCAGCTCTTGTTGGACCTGAACTGATCTGAACCTCGAAGCGCATCACGGAAGCAGCCCCCTCTTCCCCAcacatttctttctctttgcCCATTTTTAGTtacttgttttaatttgactAAGTTTCTTTAGTAAGCTTGagttattttccttttcctcgTTGTTCTTCAGCAATTTGTGGTTAAAgagtttgtttcttttacgATGTAGACTGTACGCATGTGAGTGTAAGgacaaataataaaaggatATCTTCCTTGACTAAAAATGATATACATGTGGCTTTTGCAATGTTTTCAACTGTTTACACAATAGAATCATTGTTGAAATGGTtcctttaatttatcttttcagCTCTACTATACACACATTCTAGAATACACATGACAACCTTAAATCTTTATGCAAACAGATTTGCTCTATCAATTCGAAGAACATGAGAGAGGCTATCACTTTCAACATTGAGCACATTTAACAACACGTTCTTtaatattgtttgttttctctcCGATATTTTAACAATGAAAAACAGGtgagatgataaataatatcCTCTAGCTATGGCTAACATGATTAACTTTAGGAATAGCTAACATAACAAAGGTTAAATGACCTTTAGCTATATCAAAAGTATTTAACTACAGGTATAGCTAAAGTTCATAGAAGTCAAGTAACAAAACTACAGATAACACAGAAAGCTTTGATAACCCAGTTCGGCGACCTACATTTGAGGAGCTTCTTTGGTTcatataagaaatattattgagattcaaaagtttgtaatttaacccTAAAGTTAAGTTAACAAGTTATCACCACTAACGGTATAAACTCATGCTCCCCTCACAGTAAACTTGAATATCCTTGGAGACGAATTCAGGTTCCCCTTG
This is a stretch of genomic DNA from Cucumis sativus cultivar 9930 chromosome 4, Cucumber_9930_V3, whole genome shotgun sequence. It encodes these proteins:
- the LOC101209531 gene encoding linoleate 13S-lipoxygenase 2-1, chloroplastic — protein: MLKSQGLGSSIGVAPVSLHHTRTSLARRGIDGSALVPYQNNNDLQKKLRGIKIKNNNDNGGLRSLSGSGIIKAALATATETTTSVITTVTVKKITGEITSSTIVKENQLAAPPKFLQLGFASILTDPSTGAEKPPIMVQANLIHESVVEEIYEAKLEVPSNFGEIGAVIVGNYNQNEMYIKEVDLSGLTSGSLTIPCNSWVQPKTVDPTQRVFFTNKSYLPSQTPAGLISMRESELVNLRGNGTGERQSYDRIYDYDVYNDLGDPDKNEDLKRPVLGGSTHPYPRRCRTGRPPCQTDPQSEQKATGSIYVPRDEAFSDIKRAQFNASTLLNVLKTIIPNLQVHFDRNAGFPHFESIDALFDVDGFNLPPLESTTSFKDLLPWIFKLIYETGEFLLRFQIPEPMDRNKFFWLSDEEFARQTLAGLNPYSIQLVTEWPLTSQLNPDVYGPPESAFKTLNIDRQIGSMTVQEAIEKKRLFILDYHDLLLPYVRRVRALKGTTLYGSRTLFFLNEDGTLRPLAIELTRPPMDGKPQWKRVYEPSENATSLWLWRFAKAHVLAHDAGYHQLVSHWLSTHCAVEPYVIATNRQLSAMHPIYRLLQPHFRYTMEINASARSTLIDAGGIIESTFSPLKYSMELSSTAYDLQWQFDLQALPADLIHRGLAEEDPTASHGLKLHIKDYPYANDGLILWDALKQWVTEYVNHYYPSSYLVTSDTELQAWWNEIRTKGHADKQDEPWWPVLNTPQDLIDIVTNIAWVASAHHAAVNFGQYAYAGYFPNRPSIARTNMPTEDYNPTLWKSFLEKPEDLLLNAFPSQYQATQVMFTLNVLSSHSPDEEYLGKNMEPSWNDNPIIKASFERFSAKLKELELIIDTRNVDPILKNRTGAGVTPYELLKPFSGPGVTGKGVPYSISI